TGATTTCTCGCGCCTATGACTTAGACAGGAAACCTTTGGACCCTCACATGCATAGAAGTGACCGTTTCAAAACAGAGCAAAAACAGAACACTGACCATGATGACCTATGCTTTAGAATCTCAGGTAAAAGAGAAAGCCTTACGAGAACTGTCTGGAATAGACTCGATCACAGTCCTGTTGCAAAAGTTCCCCAAGATCGGGAGAGATATCATCCTTATCAGAAAGACCTCCGCGCAGACTCTAGATATATTAAGAGAACCACATAGACCCCCATCAAACAAGGCCGATACAGGGACTCTGCTTCATCCTCCAGTTGGAGAGTAAAGGGCTCCATTCCTCAGAAACAGAACCGAGTCCAAGAAAGATCTAAGGAATGGAGATGCCCCGACCCTCCAGCACGCTCAAACCGATCGCCTGATTCTCAAAGAACCATCTCAAAACCACACCGGCTTTAGAGAAGTGACCCTTCAAGGCGAAGAACTGGGCAATACTCAAGCTATGAGCCAAGACTGGAATGGCAACCAGTTCGTGTAGCTACAAGGAGTCGGGAGGAACAGCACCGAGATGACAATGAACAAAACAATGAACAAGAGATGGAGCGTGAATCAGAAGAGGATAGAAGACAAAGAATCAAAGGGAAAGCCGTTGCAAGGAACTCAGGTGATAAGGAAGGTAATGGGGCTTCTGATGGTGGAGTGAGTGGGACTTTTAAGACCAAAGAGCCATTACCAAAGGAGATCCCTGTGACTCAGGTGAACACAGCACAAAGTATGCAGTCTACTCAATCTCAAGAGAAGGGCCTGGCGGTTCAAAAGACACCAACGCCTAGTTCTCCAGAGCAGGCTGAGAAGCGCGATAATCAGATCCTGATGAGTGAGAGGCTCAAGATAGGATTTACGGGAAAGAACCCAGCAGAACAGGAGACTGATCTCTTAACCAAGGAGGAGATTAACCAGATGGCAGATCAATATGCCAGCGTTGACTTCGATATGGATGAGGACATGTTGAATGATGATGATCTGCTAGATGAAGAATTGGAGGAGAATACAGTGATACCAGAGATGCAGGAGTGTGAAAAGCAGTCCAACCTACCACAATAGGAAGAGGACAAAGCCGTGAGAGATGTTGGAAAGGAGAAAGAAAAGGAGAAGACAACGACAAAGAAACCGCGTCCCGCAGCCAGTAAAGAGCAGGAACTAAGCAAGAAGGCCCAGAAGGACATGATGCCACCGATAAGCATCAACAAACGTCGGGGAACTCGGAGCCCAGACACAAAAGGTGCTGCTGCGTCGAAGAAACTGACTATCAGAGGACGAGCCTCACCGAAAGGCAAACTGGTCAGACATGGATGGCTTAGCTCGTTGAAAGTCTCAGACCCGATGTCAATCCCTCATTTTGAGGTGTATCTTTCGGCTGCTAAAGGTCGAAAATCTACTGTTGTATCAGGTTCGGTGGGGTCCCAGAAACCACCCAGTACTCAGATATGAGTGCAATCGCCTGGAACTATCAGGGGGCAGGAGCCTACCTGACCAAGCAACACTTATGGTAGTTGCACCGCTGCTTTCATCCTAATTTTATTTTTCTTTCGGAAACAAAAAACAATTTTTCTTTTATGCAAGATTTTAAGTTTGAATTTGGTTATGATAATTTGTTCACCGTAGATCCTGTTGGTAGGAGCGGTGTACTGGCTTTATTTTATATGAATGATGCTGAGGTCGATATTGGTTTTTCCGATAATCGTATGATAGATGTTGAGGCAAAGATAGAAGGACAAAAGGTGTATATCACTTTTTGTATGGATATCCAGTGATAGAATGCCGTGAGAACGTTTGGGAACGTCTAATGAGGATGAGTATGAACAGATCAGGAGCTTGGCTGATCATGGGAGATTTCAACGAGATTACAAACAATGGCGAAAAGAAAGGAGGACGAAAGAGATTTGATGCATCTTTCCTACCTTTCAAAAATATGTTGACATGTTGTGGTATGATTGATTTTCCTTTTTTTGTAACTCTCTTTCCTGGGCAGGTCGAACGAGAGCAGGAAGAGTACAATGCCGTCTTGACCGTGCAGTTAGAAATGAAGATTGGCACCAACTATTTTCCCACACGTATGTGGAGTATTTGATGCGATGGGGTTCTGACCATAGACCCATACTTGCGAGATTCCAGTCGAGAGAGAATTCGGCACAGAAAGGGCTTTAAATTTGATAGACGGTGGATAAAAAAAGCTGGCTTTAATCAAGCGGTTCAGGAAGCCTGGGATGCAGCAAATCTCGACATAGACGTTTCCTTGTGTGAAAAGATCAAGGAGAGCCAAAAAGCTATCTCCCGGTGGAAGAGGAGCAACGTCACAAATAACGCAAAGCTCATCGAAAAGCTCAAGAAGGAACTGGATAGGGTGCAGGCAAATGAAAATATATCAAGCGAGGAAGAGCTGGAACTTAAATGGAAGCTATGTGCTGCCTATCGAGATGAAGAGCTCTATTGGAAACAAAAAAGCCGAGCACTCTGGTTACGAGCAGGAGACAGGAATACTAAATATTTCCATGCCAAGACGAAACAACGCTGAGATCGTAACTGGATTACACGGCTAAAAGATTCGATGGGCCAGTGGGTAGAATCCGAGGAGGGCATTGAGATGGTGGCGACGGAATACTTCCACCAACTCTTCTCATCGTCTAACCCGACTAATATCCAAGATTCACTCCTGTATGTTACCGCGACAGTTAGCAATGATATGAATCAGCAACTCTTAAGAATCCCTCAAGATGAGGAGATAAAGGAAGTGACTTTTGCTATAAACCCTGAGAAAGCACCAGGCCCAGATGGGATGACGAGTCTCTTCTATCAACGCTTTTGGAACAAAATTGGACAAGATGTATGCAGCATGGTCCAGACCTTCTTCGAGAAAGGAGAACTATATGAACGCCTAAATCAGACAAACATCTGTCTCATTCCAAAGACAGACAGGCCGGCAACCATGGCAGAGTTTAGACCGATCAGCTTGTGCAATGTAGGATACAAGATCATCTCGAAAATTATATCCACGAGATTGAAACGTATCCTTCCAGAACTGATTTCCGAGACCCAATCAGCTTTTGTGGCAAAAAGGCTGATTACAGATAATATCTTGGTTGCGCAAGAGATGTTTCACGCCCTCCAAACGAATCCCAGCTGTAAAGGAAAATACGTAGCTATTGAAACAGACATGAGTAAAGCTTACGATAGAGTGGAATAGAGTTTCATGGAGGCCTTACTTCTGAAACTAGGATTCGAGCAGCAATGGGTCGCGAGAGTCATGAAATGTATAACATCAGTATCGTATCAAGAACTGATAAATGGGGAAGCAAAAGGGAATATCATACCCTCGCGAGGACTAGAGCAAGGAGACCCGCTCTCGCCCTTCCTATTAATCCTCTGCACCGAAGTTTTGATCTCACATATAAAGAATGCTGAAGCTACAACAACCTTAACCGGCATTAAGATTGCACGAGAATGCCCCCGATCTCACATCTCTTATTCGCGGACGATAGTTTGTTCTTCTGTAGAGCAGACGTACCTCAATGCGAGGAACTGATGCGAATAATCGACGTCTACGGTAAAGCCTCAGGACAACAACTGAATAAATCCAAATCTTCAGTTATGTTCGGTTCTCAGATCGTAACGTCCTCAAAACTTGATCTGAAAAGATCACTAGGGATTATGAAAGAAGGGGGCATGGGAATGTATCTAGGCATGCCAGAAAAGAAATGTGGCTCAAAGACTCAAGTGTTCGCGTTTGTCCAAGAAAGAATGAATGGAAGGATCAATAACTGGTCCGGGAAGCTGTTATCACGAAGAGGGAAACAGGTTCAAATTAAATCGGTGGCACAAGCGTTCCCCTCCTTTGTCATGGCATGTTATCTCGTTCCCTAAGGAGTATGTAAGAAGCTTTCCGCCGCAGTGGCGAGATTCTGGTGGAGTACAAGAGATAACAATCGTGGGATCCACTGGATCGCCTGGGATAAAATATGTGTTCCCCTGGAGAAAGGAGGCTTAGGCTTTAGGGACTTCAGAGATTTTAACATGGCCTTGTTGGCGAAACAGGTGTGGCGCTTGTTGGTGTTCCCGAATTCTCTACTGGCACGTGTCCTCAAAGGCAGATATTATCGTCACTCGAACCCTCTGCGAACGGGTAAGGCCTCGTCTCCGTCGTATGGATGGAGAAGCTTGATGGCGGAAAAACAGGTTCTTGAAGACAACTTATGAAAAACAATTGGGACAGGGGCAGAAACTAAAGTGTGGGAAGATGCTTGGATCCCCGGAGAAGTAGCAAGGCCGGAAAAAAGTGTACATGCGGTTGTTGACACAGAGCTATGAGTCCATCACCTTATAAACTTCGAAACAAAAGAATGGGATGAAGACTTCATCTCAGAGGTGATTCATGCAGAGGACATACCGCGAATCTTGGCAATCAAGATAAGTAAAACAGGGAGAACAAATGGGTATTGCTGGAAACACACGAAGTCCGGACACTACACGGTTAGATCAGGATACGATGTTGCAGTCGAACATAGGAGATACCCGAGCTTTAACCTGTTAGTCAAACCAAGCATAACACCTTTGAAGAAACAAGTGTGGAAACTAAAGACGGCAAGAAAGATCAAACACTTCCTTTGGCAAGTCCTTTCGGGCTATGTGTCTTCGGCAAGTAAGCTGGTCGAAAGGCATTGTGGGACAGATACTACATGTCAACGATGTGGAGCTGAGATCGAGAATACAAAACATATACTGTTTGAATGCCCACCTGCCTTTCAATGCTGGATTCTCTTGCCGATTCCAACACCTCTGGGGCTTTTCCCGTGTACTTCCCTATATGCGAATTTTGAATATCTACTACAACAGGTGGCCACAGCAGAAAGAGAGAATGGCTTCTCAATGTTTCCTTGGCTGATTTGTTATGTGTGGAAGGCAAGGAACGAGAAGTGCTTCAATGCAAAAGATATTTCTCCCCTTGATACCCTTCAACTGGCGCAACAAGAAGCTGAAACATGGAAAGTAGCACAGCTAGGAGACGAGGTAACAGAAGAGGGCGAACCTTCAATACAAAGACACCAATCCCTACCGCCGTCACATACTAGAACGGATCGTCGGTACACTTGCCAAGTAGATGGCTCGTGGGCAGCAAGTGATGAATGGATGGGGATGGGTTTTGTAATTTTGGAGGTGGAGGAAGAGATCCTTCAAGGACAGATTTGCACTCACAGGGCTCAGTCACCTATACATGCTGAAGCGGAGGGTATCATTTGGGCAATGAAAGAAGCTCGAGCTAGAGGTCTCGACGATATCAATTTCGCTTTAGACTGTCAACATTGATGAACCTGGTGAACAGAGATGAAGTATGGCCGGCGCTAACAACAGAGTTGGATGAAATTAAATACTTGCTCTCTAAGTTTCAGAGTGTTGTTTTAACTTTTTTACCGCGTTCTTGTAACATCCGTGCGGACGCCTTGGCTAAAGGAGGACGTTCACGTGCGCACTGCTTCGCGGTTGTAAACTTCCTGGTTCTCTTCTTGCCTGCTCTAGAAACTCGCCACGAAGAACCAGAATGATTCTATTGAAAATTTCCTTGATGCCAAAAAAAAATAAATAAATAAATAACTAAAACGATAAGACGGCTTCGCACTATATGCAAGTGCACTAATAGACTAATATGTTTGAAAATTATGTTCAATCCATATTATTTAATTTCAAATTATAAAATACTATAATAAAATAGAACAGTGTAAAAAAAAAAAACTTTAATTCACTTTCCCTCGCTATAAATAGAAAAGAGATGCACAAATCAAAAACCACAAACACCAGAACACACTTCCATAAACTCTCGCTGAAACCAAACATAAGAAGAAGAAGAAACATGGAAATGATCAAGGCCTCATGGGTTTCCATTTTCGCCTTTGCGGCGATTCTCCTTGTGATTATAGTACCGGCGGCAGAAGCGGTGACGTGCTCGCCAATGCAGCTAAGCCCATGTGCATCGGCAATAACGTCGTCTTCTCAACCTTCAGCGTTGTGCTGCGCGAAGTTGAAGGAGCAGAAGCCATGCCTCTGTGGGTACATGAGAAACCGTAGCCTCCGTCGCTTTGTCAGCTCTCCCAACGCTCGTAAAGTCTCTAACCGCTGCAAGCTTCCCATCCCAAGGTGTTGAAAACTATATATATGTGTGTGTTTGAATCCTACTTTTGGTTTGTGTTTAAGGATGTTAATTATGATCATTAAGCAGTGTTATCCTTGAGAATAATAATGTGTGATGAACTGATGATGCTTGTATGCATCTTATTTCAACTTTTGTTCGCTGTCTTATTCTGGTTTTTGATCAGTGTAGAGGTGTTATAAGTATGATGATGTAATAACTGAGACTATGATATAAAATATATATTTCATAAACATAGAAGAATCACTGTTTGGAGACCGAACTTGTCCACCAAAACCTTGGAATGTGCGATACATCTTTCAAGTGGAGCGAAATTCCATGAAAAGCTTTGTTCTAAGGGAGTTTATAATAAATATCCTTTTGCACCAATGGCTCGTAAAGGTAAATCAAGTAAACAATTCTTTAGCACTATCTCATACTCTTATCTATAATGAAATGGAATTGATCCCTAATTTCCGCATTTTTTAAAAAAATTATTATTTAGTGAGGAGGCGTATGAAGCTCCTGACCAATACGTACACACCGTATGAGGAGGTGCACGAGTGGCCTTGCTCTCCAAAACTCAGACCTGCTTCTACAAGCCTGCAGCAAGATATCAAGAATGAAAAAAAGATTGATGTCTACAATATAATGATGGAGTTGAAGGAGAGTTCTTTATTGAAAATGAGAGGAAGATGGAACTGATTGAGTTCTTAATCATATGTCCACCGTCTCAAGATCACAGCTTCATCGATGAAGTAGTGGAAACAGCCGCAGCTACTACCATTACTCATGTGAGTACTCTCCCGGAAGGAAGGTTATATAGAGTCTCTGCCACCGAAGTTTTTGGCCCTTCGTCTCCATCTACCGACAAAGTCATGCAACTTTATGAAGGTTTCAGAACTTCAACTCGGTTTGAACACGAGATTAGGTTGATCGTGAAAGAACAAAGTCGAGATTTGAAGTTGTGGGAAATTGTACATGGAGCAGAGATGTTCAAGAAAGACAACGGTGACACAGTTGTCAAGGTAAATAACAGTTTTAAATGATTGGAGACGTTTTGTTTTGTGTGTTACTTAAGGGTATATATTGTGGTGATTTTTTTTATTTATTTATTTCAGATTTCTGGTAGAAAAGTGGAGGTGGATAAGTGGTTCAGGAGGCTTGTTTTTCTACTGAGAAGGGGTTTTTTCATTGTTCCTGATACTGATGATGTTACTGGTGATGATGATTCTGATGCTGAAGAATGAAGAATGAAGATACCTGATTTGAATAGTAATGGGTTATGGGTATTAATAATAGTAAAAGGTTATGGGAGTATGTTAGTAAGTGGTAAAATCTATGTCTTTACAGTGGGGAAAAATAAATAAGAAATTGTTATTGGATTCATATGTGAAATCCAGAAACTTTTATTTTCAAGTTACTGCTTGTATGAAACGTTTCTATATGATATATATTTTATTTGGTAGCAGTAGTAGTAATACATGTCTCTCGCTTGCTTCCATTAATGTGAATTTGTAAACCAAAAGCTTCTGTCATTAGTCTAAGAAAGCAAGACAGGAGATGTGGTTGTAGGTGGGTCCACTATATAACAAACTAGTCTAGGACTGAATGTAACGAATCATAGCTGATGTGAGCTGGATAAGTTTAAATTAAAGAGAAATTAAGCAGAGAATAAACTCTCGAAATAATAAACAGAACCAGAGGGTGATTTAGGTGTGCAGAGTAAATCATAAGATCTGTAATGGAGATCATGTATGACCAGTGGGTCCATGGAAGCACGACCTTGAAGCAATAACTGACCCTTGTCCAGAATTGCAATTGGTAACAGGGGGGCGGCGAAGTCGCCAGTTGGGTTGAGATCAAAGGAACACAGTGTGTTCCATGTCT
This sequence is a window from Brassica oleracea var. oleracea cultivar TO1000 chromosome C1, BOL, whole genome shotgun sequence. Protein-coding genes within it:
- the LOC106315675 gene encoding non-specific lipid-transfer protein 2-like produces the protein MEMIKASWVSIFAFAAILLVIIVPAAEAVTCSPMQLSPCASAITSSSQPSALCCAKLKEQKPCLCGYMRNRSLRRFVSSPNARKVSNRCKLPIPRC
- the LOC106315665 gene encoding uncharacterized protein LOC106315665 gives rise to the protein MELIEFLIICPPSQDHSFIDEVVETAAATTITHVSTLPEGRLYRVSATEVFGPSSPSTDKVMQLYEGFRTSTRFEHEIRLIVKEQSRDLKLWEIVHGAEMFKKDNGDTVVKISGRKVEVDKWFRRLVFLLRRGFFIVPDTDDVTGDDDSDAEE